Proteins from one Staphylococcus saprophyticus subsp. saprophyticus ATCC 15305 = NCTC 7292 genomic window:
- a CDS encoding MDR family MFS transporter — MNMPKSVWWLVIGMALNITGSSFLWPLNTIYMNEELDKSLTIAGLVLMINSFGMVIGNLLGGMLFDKLGGYRTIIIGTVICLMSTTLLNFFHGWPWYAVWLVALGFGGGMIVPAIYALAGAVWPQGGRQTFNAIYLAQNLGVAIGAASGGFVAELSFNYIFIANLLMYVAFAIVAVTQFKINLDVKVKSTDAMSLLSKAYRPQFIALTLLCVMFSICWIAYIQWESTIASFTQEINISMSQYSLLWTVNGIMILVAQPLILPVIRLLKGNLKYQMLVGIVIFILSFFVTSFAEQFSIFMVGMIILTLGEMFVWPAVPTIANQLAPKGKEGSFQGYVNSAATVGKAFGPLIGGVVVDSFNMQAMFLSMIVLLLIALVFLLIYDKKLPKDT, encoded by the coding sequence ATGAATATGCCTAAATCAGTGTGGTGGCTAGTAATTGGTATGGCATTAAATATCACAGGCTCAAGTTTCTTATGGCCATTAAATACAATTTATATGAATGAAGAATTAGATAAAAGTCTAACTATCGCCGGATTAGTACTAATGATCAATTCATTTGGCATGGTCATAGGTAACTTATTAGGGGGCATGCTTTTTGATAAATTAGGTGGTTATCGTACTATTATTATAGGAACAGTAATTTGTTTGATGAGTACAACACTGCTTAATTTTTTCCATGGTTGGCCATGGTATGCTGTATGGCTAGTAGCACTAGGATTTGGTGGCGGTATGATTGTTCCAGCAATTTATGCATTGGCTGGCGCCGTGTGGCCACAAGGTGGTCGTCAAACTTTTAATGCAATTTATTTGGCTCAAAATTTAGGTGTAGCCATTGGTGCTGCATCAGGTGGATTTGTAGCAGAATTAAGTTTTAATTATATTTTTATAGCGAACTTATTAATGTATGTCGCATTTGCAATTGTAGCCGTGACACAATTCAAAATTAATTTAGATGTTAAAGTGAAATCAACGGACGCAATGAGTCTTTTATCTAAAGCATATAGACCACAGTTTATAGCGCTAACGCTATTATGCGTTATGTTCAGTATTTGTTGGATTGCTTATATTCAATGGGAAAGTACGATAGCTTCGTTTACTCAAGAAATCAATATTTCAATGAGTCAGTACAGTCTGTTATGGACAGTTAACGGCATTATGATTTTAGTTGCGCAACCTTTAATCTTACCTGTCATTAGATTGTTAAAAGGAAACCTAAAATATCAAATGCTTGTTGGGATTGTCATCTTTATTCTCTCTTTCTTTGTGACAAGTTTTGCTGAACAATTTTCAATTTTCATGGTAGGTATGATTATACTTACTTTAGGAGAAATGTTTGTTTGGCCAGCCGTACCAACAATAGCGAATCAATTAGCGCCTAAAGGGAAAGAAGGTTCATTCCAAGGTTATGTTAATTCTGCTGCAACTGTGGGAAAAGCTTTTGGACCATTAATTGGCGGTGTTGTTGTAGATTCGTTTAATATGCAAGCTATGTTTTTAAGTATGATTGTATTATTACTTATTGCACTGGTATTCCTGTTAATATACGATAAAAAATTACCAAAAGATACGTAA
- the leuS gene encoding leucine--tRNA ligase, with product MNYSHNEIEKKWQDYWEANKTFKTSDNLGQKKFYALDMFPYPSGAGLHVGHPEGYTATDIISRYKRMLGYNVLHPMGWDAFGLPAEQYALDTGNDPREFTKENIQTFKRQIKELGFSYDWDREVNTTDPEYYKWTQWIFIQLYNKGLAYVDEVAVNWCPALGTVLSNEEVIDGVSERGGHPVYRRPMKQWVLKITEYADRLLEDLDELDWPESLKDMQRNWIGRSEGASVAFDVKDYNEQIEVFTTRPDTIYGASFLVLSPEHELVDLITTEDNKDDVEAYQKEAAKKSDLERTGLSKEKSGVFTGAYAVNPLSGQQVPIWIADYVLSTYGTGAVMAVPSGDQRDYEFAKTFDLPIIEVIEGGDMSKEAYTGDGPHINSGELNGLYNEAAIEKAIELLENKNAGTRKVNYKLRDWLFSRQRYWGEPIPVIHWEDGSMTTVPEDELPLLLPETDEIKPSGTGESPLANIDEFVNVVDEATGMKGRRETNTMPQWAGSCWYYLRYIDPDNEQMLADPEKLKHWLPVDLYIGGVEHAVLHLLYARFWHKVLFDLGVVPTKEPFQKLFNQGMILGEGNEKMSKSKGNVINPDDIVKSHGADTLRLYEMFMGPLDAAIAWSENGLDGSRRFLDRIWRLLITEDGSISNKVVNNHSKALDKSYHQTVKKVTEDYNSLNFNTAISQLMVFINDCYKAEEIYKPYIEGFIKMLAPIAPHISEELWSRLGHDETITYQPWPSYDEALLVDDEIEIVVQVNGKVRAKINVSKDIAKEEMEQIALDNEHVKSEIEGKDIKKVIAVPKKLVNIVAK from the coding sequence GTGAATTACAGTCATAATGAAATTGAAAAGAAATGGCAGGACTATTGGGAAGCAAATAAAACTTTTAAAACGAGCGACAATTTAGGGCAAAAGAAATTTTATGCTTTAGATATGTTCCCTTATCCATCAGGAGCAGGCCTGCATGTTGGTCACCCAGAAGGGTATACTGCTACAGATATCATCTCTCGTTATAAACGTATGTTAGGTTATAACGTATTACACCCAATGGGTTGGGATGCATTTGGCTTACCAGCTGAACAATATGCATTAGATACAGGTAATGATCCACGAGAGTTCACTAAAGAAAATATTCAGACCTTTAAGCGTCAGATAAAAGAACTTGGTTTCAGTTATGACTGGGATAGAGAAGTGAATACGACAGATCCTGAATACTACAAATGGACACAATGGATTTTCATACAATTATATAATAAAGGTTTAGCTTATGTAGATGAAGTGGCTGTGAATTGGTGTCCAGCATTAGGTACGGTATTATCGAATGAAGAAGTTATTGATGGCGTATCAGAACGTGGCGGCCATCCTGTATATAGACGTCCAATGAAGCAATGGGTTCTTAAAATTACCGAATATGCAGACAGATTGTTAGAAGATTTAGATGAATTAGACTGGCCAGAGTCATTGAAAGATATGCAACGTAACTGGATTGGCCGTTCTGAAGGTGCATCAGTGGCATTTGATGTGAAAGATTATAATGAGCAAATTGAAGTATTTACTACTAGACCTGATACAATATACGGTGCGTCATTTTTAGTGCTTAGCCCAGAACACGAGCTTGTAGATTTGATTACTACGGAAGATAATAAAGATGATGTAGAAGCTTATCAAAAAGAAGCGGCTAAGAAATCTGATTTAGAACGTACTGGCTTATCAAAAGAAAAGTCTGGTGTATTCACTGGTGCATATGCTGTTAATCCATTATCAGGGCAACAAGTACCAATATGGATTGCAGATTACGTACTATCCACTTACGGTACTGGTGCGGTCATGGCTGTACCTAGTGGTGATCAGCGTGATTATGAATTCGCTAAAACATTTGACTTACCAATTATAGAAGTCATCGAAGGCGGAGATATGAGCAAGGAAGCCTACACTGGCGACGGACCGCATATTAATTCTGGTGAACTAAACGGATTATACAATGAAGCAGCTATAGAAAAAGCGATTGAATTGTTAGAAAATAAAAATGCCGGTACGCGTAAAGTAAACTACAAACTTAGAGATTGGTTGTTCAGTAGACAAAGATATTGGGGCGAACCTATTCCAGTTATTCACTGGGAAGATGGCTCAATGACGACAGTACCTGAAGATGAACTACCATTACTTTTACCAGAAACTGATGAAATAAAACCGTCAGGGACAGGTGAATCACCGTTAGCGAATATTGATGAATTTGTAAACGTTGTCGATGAAGCCACAGGTATGAAAGGCCGCCGTGAAACAAATACGATGCCACAATGGGCAGGTAGCTGTTGGTATTATCTAAGATATATTGATCCAGACAATGAGCAAATGTTAGCAGATCCTGAAAAATTAAAACATTGGTTGCCTGTAGATTTGTATATTGGTGGCGTAGAACATGCTGTATTACATTTATTGTATGCACGATTTTGGCACAAAGTATTATTTGATTTAGGTGTGGTACCAACAAAAGAACCATTCCAAAAGTTATTCAACCAAGGTATGATTTTGGGTGAAGGTAACGAAAAAATGAGTAAATCTAAAGGTAATGTAATTAATCCAGATGATATTGTAAAATCTCATGGTGCGGATACGTTACGTTTATATGAGATGTTTATGGGACCGCTTGATGCCGCTATCGCTTGGAGCGAAAATGGTTTAGATGGTTCGAGACGTTTCTTAGATAGGATTTGGCGTTTATTAATTACAGAAGATGGTTCAATTTCTAATAAAGTGGTAAACAATCATAGTAAGGCTTTAGATAAGAGTTATCACCAAACAGTGAAAAAAGTTACAGAAGATTACAATTCGCTTAACTTTAACACAGCGATTAGTCAACTTATGGTATTTATTAATGATTGTTATAAAGCGGAAGAAATTTATAAACCATATATCGAAGGCTTTATTAAAATGCTGGCGCCGATTGCACCTCATATATCTGAAGAATTGTGGTCACGTTTAGGCCATGATGAAACAATCACTTATCAACCATGGCCATCCTACGATGAAGCGTTACTTGTTGATGACGAAATTGAGATTGTCGTACAAGTAAATGGTAAAGTGCGTGCTAAAATTAATGTATCGAAAGATATTGCGAAAGAAGAAATGGAGCAAATCGCACTAGATAATGAACATGTTAAATCTGAAATAGAAGGTAAAGATATTAAAAAAGTTATTGCAGTTCCTAAAAAACTTGTTAATATCGTCGCTAAATAA
- a CDS encoding rhodanese-like domain-containing protein produces the protein MESITVTELKEKILDANPVNIVDVRTDQETAMGIIPGAETIPMNSIPDNLNYFNDNETYYIICKAGGRSAQVVQYLEQNGVNAVNVEGGMDEFGDEGLDIKSI, from the coding sequence ATGGAATCTATCACAGTAACTGAACTAAAAGAGAAAATTTTGGATGCTAACCCAGTTAACATTGTGGACGTTAGAACTGATCAAGAAACAGCGATGGGTATCATTCCAGGTGCTGAAACCATTCCAATGAATAGTATTCCAGATAATCTAAACTATTTTAATGATAATGAAACGTATTATATTATCTGTAAAGCCGGTGGCAGAAGTGCGCAAGTCGTTCAATACCTTGAACAAAATGGCGTGAATGCAGTGAATGTTGAAGGTGGTATGGATGAATTTGGTGATGAAGGTTTAGATATTAAAAGTATTTAA
- a CDS encoding NAD(P)/FAD-dependent oxidoreductase — MYQTIIIGGGPSGLMAAAAASLNNHNILLIEKKKGLGRKLKISGGGRCNVTNRLPYDEIIKNIPGNGKFLYSPFSVFDNESIIHFFESRGVLLKEEDHGRMFPVSNKAQDVVDALINTLQQNNVEIKEESTVSSIEYTDQHTFTVTLNDQQQFSSNSLIIATGGTSVPQTGSTGDGYKFAEHLGHSITELFPTEVPITSSETFIKNKRLKGLSLKNVALSVLKKNGKTRITHQMDMLFTHFGISGPAALRCSQFVYKEQKNQKKQDIQMQLDAFPELTKNELEQKIRRLLEETPDKFVKNSLHGLIEERYLLFLIEQAHISDDLTAHHIANAQINQLVELLKGFTFTVNGTLSIEKAFVTGGGVSLKEIQPKTMMSKFVPGLFLCGEVLDIHGYTGGYNITSALVTGHVAGTNASLFQIDDI, encoded by the coding sequence ATGTATCAAACAATTATAATCGGTGGCGGTCCTAGCGGGCTAATGGCAGCTGCTGCGGCAAGTCTCAATAATCATAATATTTTATTAATTGAAAAGAAAAAAGGACTCGGTCGTAAATTGAAAATTTCTGGAGGCGGACGTTGCAACGTAACAAATCGCTTACCTTATGATGAAATCATCAAAAATATACCCGGTAATGGGAAATTTTTATATAGCCCTTTTTCTGTTTTTGATAATGAATCTATCATCCATTTTTTCGAATCTAGAGGCGTTCTTTTAAAGGAAGAAGACCACGGTCGTATGTTCCCCGTCTCTAATAAAGCACAAGATGTTGTTGACGCACTCATCAATACTTTGCAACAGAATAACGTAGAAATAAAAGAAGAATCCACTGTATCATCAATTGAATACACGGACCAACATACTTTCACCGTAACATTAAATGATCAGCAACAATTTTCAAGCAATAGTTTAATTATTGCCACGGGTGGCACAAGCGTCCCTCAAACTGGTTCAACAGGTGATGGTTATAAATTTGCCGAACACTTGGGACATTCCATTACTGAATTATTTCCAACTGAAGTACCCATCACTTCTTCTGAAACATTTATCAAAAACAAACGTCTCAAAGGTTTGAGTTTAAAAAATGTTGCGCTATCCGTTTTAAAAAAGAATGGTAAAACACGAATAACACATCAAATGGATATGTTATTCACTCACTTTGGAATTAGTGGACCCGCTGCACTAAGGTGTAGTCAATTTGTATATAAAGAACAAAAGAATCAAAAAAAACAAGATATTCAAATGCAACTGGATGCCTTTCCTGAACTTACCAAAAATGAACTCGAACAAAAGATTAGACGTTTGTTAGAAGAAACACCTGATAAATTTGTTAAAAATAGTTTGCATGGCTTAATTGAAGAGCGCTATTTGTTATTTTTAATTGAGCAAGCCCATATCTCAGATGATTTAACAGCGCACCATATTGCCAACGCACAAATTAATCAACTTGTAGAATTATTAAAAGGATTTACCTTTACGGTTAACGGCACACTTTCTATTGAAAAAGCCTTCGTTACAGGAGGTGGTGTTTCATTAAAAGAAATACAACCCAAAACAATGATGTCTAAGTTTGTACCTGGTTTGTTTTTATGTGGTGAAGTACTGGATATCCACGGTTATACAGGTGGATATAATATCACAAGCGCCCTTGTCACAGGTCATGTAGCTGGCACTAATGCAAGCCTTTTCCAAATTGATGATATATAG
- a CDS encoding putative polysaccharide biosynthesis protein, with protein sequence MSESKELVRGTFLITLSILITKVLGVIYIIPFYAIIGGEENLAPFNYAYTPYNIAIAIATAGVPLAASKYVSKYNALGAYKISEKLYKSSFIVMTITGFIGFLVLYLLAPSIAGITLANKGHVDGGWTVDDITWIIRIISIVVIFIPLLATWRGVFQGYKSMGPTAVSEVIEQIARILFILIGSYLVLNVFNGSVLVANGVATFAAAIGAIAAIIVLWYYWRKRKSNIERMVATDHTGMDVSYGKMYKEIISYSIPFVIVSLNFPLFNLVDQFTHNSALNLAGVPSNLHDYFFSILNMTTNKIVMIPTSLSAGFAVSLIPFITKTYASGQLHEMHRQIRTSLGVLMYITVPASLGIMALSLPLYTVFYSYNIDGSHLLFYYAPVAILIALLSVTASMLQGIDKQKLTVFVILAAVVIKIILNTPLIVTFHTAGAILSTAIALLFAVLCNFYILKKYAKFNFSETWLHFGKIFMYGFIMMIGVELTFFILQMFISPEHKIGSLIILVISVVLGMLIYGSMTMKTRLADQFLGEIPNKIRRKLGIIK encoded by the coding sequence ATGAGTGAAAGTAAAGAGTTAGTGAGAGGGACCTTTTTAATTACGCTAAGTATTTTAATTACTAAAGTATTAGGTGTAATTTACATTATTCCATTCTACGCCATAATTGGTGGAGAAGAAAATCTGGCGCCTTTCAACTACGCGTATACCCCATATAATATTGCCATTGCCATCGCAACAGCAGGTGTGCCATTGGCAGCATCAAAATATGTTTCGAAATACAATGCGTTAGGCGCATATAAAATTAGTGAAAAACTATATAAATCTAGTTTTATTGTTATGACCATAACAGGATTTATTGGATTTTTAGTATTATATTTATTAGCTCCAAGCATAGCTGGTATTACATTAGCCAATAAAGGTCATGTAGATGGTGGCTGGACTGTTGATGATATTACTTGGATTATAAGAATTATTAGTATCGTGGTCATTTTTATTCCATTATTAGCGACGTGGCGTGGTGTATTCCAAGGTTATAAATCTATGGGGCCAACTGCGGTATCAGAAGTTATAGAACAAATTGCACGTATTTTATTCATTTTAATAGGAAGCTATTTAGTGCTTAATGTGTTTAATGGTAGTGTACTTGTAGCGAATGGTGTTGCGACGTTTGCAGCGGCAATCGGTGCAATCGCAGCAATCATCGTCTTATGGTATTACTGGAGAAAAAGAAAGAGCAACATAGAACGCATGGTTGCAACGGATCATACAGGTATGGATGTCTCATATGGCAAGATGTATAAAGAGATTATTTCATATAGTATTCCTTTCGTTATTGTAAGTTTGAACTTCCCGCTGTTTAATTTAGTCGATCAGTTTACACATAACAGTGCGTTGAATTTAGCAGGTGTACCAAGCAATTTGCATGATTACTTTTTCTCAATTCTGAATATGACAACTAACAAAATTGTGATGATTCCGACATCTTTATCAGCGGGTTTTGCTGTGAGTTTGATTCCATTCATTACAAAGACTTATGCATCAGGCCAGTTACATGAAATGCACAGACAAATACGCACATCTTTAGGTGTATTAATGTACATAACAGTGCCAGCCAGTTTAGGTATTATGGCATTGTCCTTACCTCTGTATACAGTTTTCTATAGTTATAATATTGACGGTAGCCATTTATTATTTTATTATGCACCCGTTGCAATATTAATCGCGTTATTAAGTGTGACAGCGTCAATGTTACAAGGTATAGATAAACAAAAATTAACAGTATTTGTCATTTTAGCAGCAGTAGTAATAAAAATTATTTTAAACACGCCGCTTATAGTTACTTTCCATACGGCAGGCGCAATTTTAAGTACGGCAATCGCGTTATTATTTGCAGTGTTATGTAATTTTTATATTCTTAAAAAGTATGCGAAATTTAACTTTTCTGAGACTTGGTTACACTTTGGAAAAATATTTATGTATGGATTTATCATGATGATTGGGGTTGAATTGACATTCTTCATATTACAAATGTTTATTTCTCCAGAACATAAAATAGGTTCTCTAATTATTCTTGTTATAAGTGTTGTGTTAGGTATGCTGATTTATGGTAGCATGACAATGAAAACAAGACTTGCTGATCAATTCTTAGGTGAAATTCCAAATAAAATCAGACGCAAATTAGGTATTATTAAATGA
- a CDS encoding pseudouridine synthase, with protein MRLDKFLSNMGVGTRTEVKQRLKKKQVTIDDKVETSPKKQINPELEIVKVNDQKIDFVNKVYLMLNKPKDYISATTDEQHKTVLDLIEDYRYLDLFPVGRLDKDTEGLLLITNDGQFNHELMSPGKHVAKTYEVISQKNITKNDINAFKVGIELNEGLAKPAKLVQGDELNKSFVTIYEGRYHQVKRMFHAIDNEVLALKRIRIGDLQLDSTLASGEYRHLTQQDFKLLGLK; from the coding sequence ATGAGATTAGATAAATTTTTATCAAATATGGGTGTTGGCACTCGAACAGAAGTAAAACAACGCTTAAAAAAGAAGCAAGTCACAATTGATGATAAGGTAGAAACGTCACCTAAGAAGCAAATTAATCCAGAACTAGAAATAGTGAAAGTCAATGACCAAAAGATAGACTTTGTTAACAAAGTCTATCTCATGCTTAATAAACCTAAGGACTATATATCAGCTACAACAGATGAACAGCACAAGACAGTGCTCGATTTAATAGAGGACTATAGATACTTAGATTTGTTTCCAGTCGGCCGATTAGATAAAGATACAGAAGGACTTTTATTGATTACCAATGATGGACAATTTAATCACGAATTAATGAGTCCTGGTAAACATGTCGCTAAAACTTATGAAGTGATTTCTCAAAAAAACATTACAAAAAATGATATAAATGCATTTAAAGTGGGTATTGAATTAAATGAGGGATTGGCGAAACCTGCAAAATTAGTCCAAGGTGATGAATTAAACAAATCGTTTGTCACAATATATGAAGGACGTTACCATCAAGTGAAGCGAATGTTTCATGCTATAGATAATGAAGTCTTAGCTTTGAAACGTATTCGTATTGGCGACTTACAACTTGATTCAACATTAGCATCAGGAGAATATCGTCATTTAACTCAGCAAGATTTTAAACTATTAGGATTAAAATAA
- a CDS encoding YtxH domain-containing protein yields the protein MSKLFKAIVGIGGAAAAVVLSQKENRDKLKDEYSKYKSNPESYKQNAKDIASQISSKAGETYNEVKQDPKGYASKVKQDPKGFINEQKDRFSNVSEQEEEHVEEARFTDEGAADPSNNLRVVTEEELKNNSNKHDGK from the coding sequence ATGTCAAAATTATTTAAAGCAATCGTAGGCATAGGGGGAGCAGCTGCAGCAGTAGTGCTTTCCCAAAAAGAAAATAGAGATAAATTAAAAGATGAGTACAGTAAATACAAATCTAATCCAGAATCATACAAACAAAATGCAAAAGATATCGCTAGTCAAATCAGTTCAAAAGCTGGCGAAACATATAATGAAGTAAAACAGGATCCTAAAGGTTATGCTTCAAAAGTAAAACAAGATCCTAAAGGTTTCATTAATGAACAAAAAGATCGTTTCTCTAATGTGTCTGAACAAGAAGAAGAGCACGTTGAAGAAGCAAGATTTACAGATGAAGGTGCAGCCGATCCTTCAAACAATTTACGAGTTGTAACTGAAGAAGAGTTAAAAAATAATAGCAATAAACATGACGGTAAGTAA
- the pepV gene encoding dipeptidase PepV: MWRDKVKEYEDFILEDLKGLLSIESVREDDKASAENPVGPGPRQALDYMYKIAERDGFGTHDVDHIAGRIEAGKGDDVFGILCHVDVVPAGDGWDSDPFNPVVTDDKIIARGTLDDKGPTIAAYYAVKILNEMNVNWKKRIHIIIGTDEESDWKCTERYFQTEEMPELGFAPDAEFPAIHGEKGISTFDVIQNEKADDQDEPEYELRSFVSGQRYNMVPDEAIANVAVKENMTDVIQNFEQYLNEHDVEGESVVDSGVLVLKVQGKAVHGMDPSIGVNAGLYLLNFLATLNLDKTAANFVAFSERYLFESHFGEKMGMKFHTDVMGDVTTNVGIITYDNQDGGKFGINLRYPEGFEFEESLTRFKGEIQSLGFSIELGKNQTPHYVEKDDPFLQSLVQAYRNQTGDDTEPYTIGGGTYARNLDKGVAFGAMFSDSEDLMHQKNEYITKKQLFNATSIYLESLYKLCVEE; this comes from the coding sequence ATGTGGAGAGACAAAGTAAAAGAATATGAGGATTTCATACTAGAAGATTTGAAAGGTTTACTTTCAATTGAAAGTGTAAGAGAAGACGATAAAGCTTCTGCTGAAAATCCAGTAGGACCTGGACCTAGACAAGCTTTAGATTACATGTATAAAATCGCAGAACGTGACGGCTTTGGCACACATGATGTTGATCATATCGCGGGACGTATTGAAGCGGGTAAAGGCGATGATGTATTTGGTATTTTATGCCATGTGGATGTTGTACCTGCAGGCGATGGATGGGATTCAGATCCGTTCAATCCAGTAGTAACTGATGATAAAATTATTGCTCGTGGTACGTTAGATGATAAAGGGCCGACCATTGCTGCTTATTATGCAGTTAAAATTTTAAATGAAATGAATGTAAACTGGAAGAAACGTATACATATTATTATTGGTACAGATGAAGAGTCTGATTGGAAATGTACTGAGCGTTATTTCCAAACAGAAGAAATGCCTGAATTAGGGTTCGCTCCAGACGCTGAATTTCCTGCTATTCATGGTGAAAAAGGAATAAGCACGTTTGATGTAATTCAAAATGAAAAAGCAGATGATCAAGATGAGCCTGAATATGAATTGCGTTCATTTGTATCAGGACAAAGATATAACATGGTGCCTGATGAAGCGATTGCCAATGTAGCTGTTAAAGAAAATATGACAGATGTTATCCAAAATTTTGAACAATACTTAAACGAGCATGACGTTGAAGGTGAAAGTGTTGTAGATAGCGGTGTCTTGGTGCTTAAAGTACAAGGTAAAGCGGTTCATGGGATGGATCCATCTATAGGCGTCAATGCAGGATTATATTTACTTAACTTCCTTGCAACATTAAATTTAGATAAAACTGCTGCAAATTTCGTAGCGTTTAGCGAACGATACTTGTTTGAGTCACATTTTGGAGAAAAAATGGGAATGAAATTCCACACAGATGTTATGGGCGACGTGACTACTAATGTTGGAATTATCACTTATGATAATCAAGATGGTGGCAAATTCGGCATTAATTTAAGATATCCAGAAGGTTTTGAATTTGAAGAATCGTTAACAAGATTCAAGGGAGAAATTCAATCACTAGGATTTTCAATTGAGTTAGGTAAAAATCAAACACCACATTATGTAGAAAAAGACGACCCATTCTTACAAAGCTTAGTACAAGCCTACCGTAACCAAACTGGTGATGATACAGAACCGTATACGATTGGTGGCGGTACTTATGCACGAAATTTAGATAAAGGTGTTGCATTTGGTGCGATGTTTAGTGATTCTGAAGATTTAATGCATCAAAAAAATGAATATATAACTAAAAAACAATTATTCAATGCGACAAGTATCTATTTAGAATCATTATATAAATTGTGTGTGGAGGAATAA